The following proteins come from a genomic window of Nitrospirota bacterium:
- a CDS encoding FliA/WhiG family RNA polymerase sigma factor, with the protein MKTSTRTTTGRVTEKQKEKIIEQFLPRVKYYASKHSFCLPPELSTDDLVSAGIVGLLEAIERYNPNMNTSLSTFADFRIKGAIIDQIRSMQWASKDARKKLEEVRNTYAALEKRYNRGALDEEVAEELNITLDELYKTLSIANTINMVNLEDLGVNTEGESLDILECISGESDKDVLDELNLKELKQALGTHIDELPENERMVVTLYYYEELTMKEIGKVLDISESRVCQLHGKAIIKLRNKMEQFRG; encoded by the coding sequence ATGAAAACGAGCACGCGGACAACCACGGGTAGAGTAACGGAGAAACAGAAGGAGAAGATCATCGAGCAGTTCCTGCCGAGGGTGAAGTACTATGCGAGCAAGCACAGCTTCTGCCTGCCGCCGGAACTCAGCACCGACGACCTCGTCTCGGCAGGCATCGTCGGCCTGCTCGAAGCGATCGAGCGCTACAACCCGAACATGAATACCAGCCTGAGCACCTTTGCCGACTTCAGGATCAAGGGCGCCATCATCGACCAGATACGCTCCATGCAGTGGGCGTCCAAGGACGCCCGCAAGAAGCTCGAAGAGGTCCGGAATACGTATGCGGCGCTCGAGAAGAGGTATAACCGGGGCGCCCTGGACGAGGAGGTTGCCGAGGAATTGAATATCACCCTTGATGAGTTATACAAGACGCTTTCCATCGCCAACACCATCAATATGGTGAACCTCGAGGACCTCGGGGTCAACACCGAAGGCGAGTCCCTGGATATCCTCGAGTGCATTTCCGGCGAAAGCGACAAGGATGTCCTCGATGAGTTGAACCTGAAAGAACTGAAACAGGCCCTCGGAACGCACATCGACGAGCTGCCAGAGAACGAGCGCATGGTCGTCACGTTGTACTACTACGAAGAGCTCACCATGAAAGAGATAGGGAAGGTGCTCGACATCAGCGAATCGAGAGTCTGCCAGCTGCACGGAAAGGCGATCATAAAGCTGAGGAACAAGATGGAACAGTTCAGGGGCTGA
- a CDS encoding MinD/ParA family protein, translated as MSAKGPRIIAVSSGKGGVGKTNFVANLALFYASLNKKVLILDADLGLSNIDVLFGIAPKYNLKHVLFGDKRLKDIIVNGPMGIMLFPASSGVRELTRLKEEHRMKLVAELDTFDLPFDIFLIDTGAGISDNVLFFCSAAQETIVIVTPEPTSIADAYALIKVLSRDFGEKHFRILVNTARSEKEAFDTFRKLAIVADKFLNLSIDYIGYLPFDQHVKDAIIAQKGYIALYPNSAFTKKLAAIGKKLVDDPLNDVKGNIQFFLKKALRIK; from the coding sequence ATGAGCGCAAAAGGACCACGCATTATTGCGGTTTCGAGTGGAAAGGGGGGGGTGGGGAAGACCAATTTCGTCGCCAATCTCGCCTTGTTCTATGCCAGCCTCAATAAGAAGGTGCTCATTCTCGACGCCGATCTCGGCCTGAGCAACATCGATGTCCTCTTCGGTATCGCCCCGAAGTACAACCTCAAGCACGTGCTGTTCGGCGACAAGCGGCTCAAGGACATTATCGTCAACGGTCCCATGGGCATCATGCTCTTTCCCGCGAGCTCCGGGGTGAGAGAATTGACCCGGCTCAAGGAAGAGCACCGGATGAAGCTGGTCGCCGAGCTCGACACCTTTGATCTCCCGTTCGATATATTTCTCATCGACACCGGGGCGGGGATATCCGACAACGTCCTCTTCTTCTGCAGCGCGGCCCAGGAGACGATCGTGATCGTCACCCCCGAGCCGACCTCGATCGCCGACGCTTATGCGCTCATTAAAGTGCTTTCGAGGGATTTCGGGGAGAAGCACTTCAGGATACTGGTCAATACCGCTCGCTCCGAAAAGGAAGCATTCGATACCTTCAGGAAGCTCGCCATCGTGGCGGACAAGTTCCTCAACCTCTCGATCGACTATATCGGCTACCTGCCGTTCGATCAACATGTCAAGGACGCGATTATCGCCCAGAAAGGGTATATCGCTCTGTATCCGAACAGCGCGTTCACCAAGAAGCTGGCGGCCATCGGTAAAAAGCTGGTCGATGACCCCCTTAACGATGTTAAGGGAAATATTCAATTCTTCTTAAAGAAGGCATTGAGGATAAAATGA
- the flhA gene encoding flagellar biosynthesis protein FlhA, protein MLERLLRQSDMVLAVGIVVILGLMILPMPPLLLDLFLSFSITLSVVILLVSAYTNKPLDFSVFPSVLLISTLLRLSLNIASTRLILMKGEEGIEAAGQVIRAFGEFVVGGNFVVGFIVFFILIIINFVVITKGAGRVAEVSARFTLDAMPGKQMSIDADLNAGLIDDAEARRRRQEISREADFYGAMDGASKFVRGDAIAAIVIMVINIVGGFLIGVLQKGMPIADAAKTYTVLTVGEGLVAQIPALITSTAAGIIVTRAASDANLGSDVVRQLFANPKAMGTTAGILAFFGLIPGLPHIPFLMLASITGTGAYFMSRAAKGEEAAAAAAPPAEESRQPESLESYLPIDPLSLEIGYGLIPLVEEGGPLLSRIKAIRKQMVTDMGFIVPPVHIKDNLSLKPTGYSLLIKGIEVASAEVMLNKYLAISPGTEKEVIEGIPTKDPAFGLQAVWIDERDMERAQLAGYTVVDVPSVITTHLTEVIKNHAHELLGKQDVQKLLDTVAKTHPKVVEDVIPGLLSLSAVQRTLQNLMKEKISIRDLQTILETLSDYATVTKDPEVLTEYVRQSLSRNITKQLQGIDGSIAVIVMDPKVERTIIESIQTTAQGSYLGLDPGTADKIAENLRKNYEAGVLKGYQPVLLCSPAIRRFVKKLAERVSNSVMVVSHSEIAPTTKVYSIGTLRIE, encoded by the coding sequence ATGCTCGAGAGACTTTTGCGACAGAGCGACATGGTGCTGGCCGTAGGCATCGTCGTCATTCTGGGTCTCATGATCCTGCCCATGCCCCCGCTGCTGCTCGACCTGTTCCTCTCCTTCAGCATCACGCTCTCGGTGGTCATCCTGCTCGTGTCTGCATACACGAACAAGCCGCTCGACTTTTCGGTCTTTCCTTCGGTGCTCCTGATATCGACGCTGCTCAGGCTCTCGCTGAATATCGCCTCGACGCGGCTTATCCTGATGAAGGGCGAGGAGGGCATCGAGGCTGCGGGACAGGTCATCCGCGCGTTCGGGGAGTTCGTGGTCGGGGGCAACTTCGTCGTCGGTTTCATCGTCTTCTTTATCCTGATCATCATCAACTTCGTCGTCATTACCAAGGGCGCCGGCAGGGTCGCCGAAGTCTCGGCCCGGTTCACTCTCGACGCCATGCCCGGGAAACAGATGAGTATCGACGCGGACCTGAATGCCGGCCTCATCGATGATGCCGAGGCACGGCGGCGGAGGCAGGAGATCAGCAGGGAGGCGGACTTCTACGGCGCGATGGACGGCGCGAGCAAGTTCGTCAGGGGCGATGCGATCGCCGCCATCGTGATCATGGTCATCAACATTGTCGGCGGGTTCCTGATCGGTGTGCTCCAGAAGGGCATGCCCATCGCCGACGCAGCCAAGACCTATACGGTCCTGACCGTCGGCGAAGGGCTCGTCGCGCAGATCCCGGCGCTGATCACCTCGACTGCGGCCGGTATCATCGTAACCAGGGCCGCGTCGGACGCCAATCTCGGGTCCGACGTCGTACGCCAGCTCTTTGCTAATCCCAAGGCCATGGGCACCACCGCAGGCATCCTCGCCTTTTTCGGGCTGATCCCCGGCCTGCCCCATATTCCGTTCCTGATGCTCGCCTCGATCACCGGAACGGGGGCTTATTTCATGAGCAGGGCGGCGAAGGGAGAAGAGGCTGCTGCCGCGGCCGCTCCCCCTGCAGAAGAGAGCAGGCAGCCGGAAAGCCTCGAATCCTATCTCCCCATCGATCCGCTCTCTCTCGAGATCGGCTACGGCCTCATCCCGCTCGTCGAAGAGGGCGGCCCGCTCCTTTCGAGGATCAAGGCGATCCGGAAGCAGATGGTCACCGATATGGGCTTCATCGTCCCGCCGGTGCATATCAAAGACAACCTGTCGCTCAAGCCGACCGGCTACTCGCTCCTCATCAAAGGGATCGAGGTCGCTTCGGCCGAGGTGATGCTGAACAAATACCTCGCCATATCACCCGGAACGGAAAAGGAGGTCATCGAGGGAATCCCGACAAAAGATCCCGCCTTCGGACTCCAGGCGGTCTGGATCGATGAACGCGATATGGAGCGGGCCCAGCTCGCAGGGTACACGGTCGTGGATGTGCCGTCGGTCATCACGACCCATCTGACCGAGGTGATCAAGAACCACGCCCATGAGCTCCTCGGCAAGCAGGATGTCCAGAAGCTGCTCGACACCGTGGCGAAGACGCATCCCAAAGTCGTCGAGGATGTGATTCCCGGCCTTCTGAGCCTGAGCGCCGTACAGCGCACGCTCCAGAATCTCATGAAAGAGAAGATCTCTATCAGGGACCTCCAGACCATCCTCGAGACGCTCTCCGACTACGCGACGGTCACCAAGGACCCCGAGGTGCTGACCGAATATGTACGGCAGTCGCTCTCCCGGAACATCACCAAGCAGCTCCAGGGCATCGACGGCTCGATCGCGGTTATCGTCATGGACCCCAAAGTCGAGCGCACGATCATCGAGTCCATTCAGACAACGGCACAGGGGTCCTACCTGGGGCTCGATCCGGGGACTGCGGACAAGATCGCCGAGAACCTGAGGAAGAACTACGAGGCAGGGGTGCTGAAGGGATACCAGCCGGTGCTCCTCTGTTCGCCGGCGATACGGAGATTCGTGAAGAAACTGGCCGAGCGGGTCTCGAACAGCGTCATGGTCGTCTCTCATAGCGAAATAGCACCCACGACGAAGGTGTATTCAATAGGAACGCTGAGGATAGAATAG
- the flhB gene encoding flagellar biosynthesis protein FlhB: protein MPEEFDERTEQATPRRRQQAREKGDVPRSRDLTGLMPLWVVFMFISFGGFMYTTLLSYMRASLKRGFEVPLTDASFIDIFRADSLQIGAIMLPLFGAMLLLITVVHFLQTGFLLTAQPLTPDLSKINPLQGIKKLFSLNSVVEALKGFLKIVVLGWILYLMLKKEIVTLPNLVDMDVMSIADFSYVQLKKLLLIAAVVLTVFAAADYGYQRWQFERNLRMTKQEVKEEYKETEGDPRVKARIKSLQREAARKRMMQEVPKADVVITNPTHYAVALKYDAAKMAAPAVVAKGANLVAEKIKEVAKASGVPVFEDKPLARSLFKLKLGEEIPEAFYKALATILANVYKMKKSGVRG, encoded by the coding sequence ATGCCCGAAGAATTTGATGAACGAACAGAGCAAGCGACACCCCGAAGGCGGCAGCAGGCCCGGGAAAAGGGCGATGTCCCCCGAAGCAGGGACCTTACCGGTCTCATGCCCCTCTGGGTGGTCTTCATGTTCATCTCCTTCGGGGGCTTCATGTACACCACCCTGCTTTCGTATATGAGAGCGTCCCTGAAGAGAGGGTTCGAGGTCCCCCTGACCGACGCCTCGTTCATCGACATATTCCGTGCCGATTCCCTGCAGATAGGAGCGATCATGCTGCCGCTCTTCGGGGCGATGCTGCTGCTGATTACCGTCGTTCACTTCTTGCAGACCGGCTTTCTGCTCACCGCCCAGCCGCTGACGCCCGATCTCTCGAAGATAAACCCGCTCCAGGGGATCAAGAAGCTCTTCAGCCTCAACAGCGTCGTCGAGGCGCTCAAGGGGTTTCTCAAGATCGTCGTCCTCGGCTGGATACTGTACCTGATGCTGAAAAAGGAGATCGTCACGCTCCCGAATCTCGTGGATATGGATGTCATGTCGATTGCCGACTTCTCGTATGTGCAGCTCAAGAAGCTCCTGCTCATAGCGGCCGTCGTCCTCACCGTGTTTGCCGCTGCCGACTACGGGTACCAGCGCTGGCAGTTCGAGCGCAACCTGCGCATGACCAAACAGGAGGTGAAGGAGGAGTACAAGGAGACCGAGGGCGACCCGCGCGTCAAGGCCCGGATAAAGAGCCTCCAGCGTGAAGCGGCCCGCAAGAGGATGATGCAGGAGGTGCCCAAGGCGGATGTGGTGATCACGAACCCCACCCACTACGCCGTTGCCCTGAAGTACGATGCAGCGAAGATGGCGGCGCCCGCTGTAGTGGCGAAAGGGGCCAACCTGGTCGCTGAGAAGATAAAGGAGGTGGCGAAGGCGAGCGGCGTGCCGGTCTTCGAGGACAAGCCGCTTGCGCGGTCGCTCTTCAAGCTGAAGCTGGGCGAGGAGATCCCCGAGGCGTTCTACAAGGCCCTGGCGACCATCCTCGCCAATGTCTACAAGATGAAAAAGAGCGGAGTGAGAGGATAG
- a CDS encoding AAA family ATPase, translated as MKIKKFVGKSFKEALEAVKKELGSDAIILSSKTVKAGPFGILNKDAVEVTAAIDERGGDGPAAPQALRSDMADMAKMADMADVVKEIRGLREEIGFLKETLKPIVPTLRIGRDKKGLYNLLVRQGVDTQFAIILLERSRESVDSLKSVIKSDVKIQGLLPGDDRGVMFFGPPGVGKTTTISKVAHLYAAKKKPISIISLDAYRIGSIASLKDLSQQVRCPLRVVKKVSDLPKIVYKEMQRGPLLIDTPGYEYSGMLKDIKDIFVSGFPLKKCFLLDASMSTPSAIKAWQSCHTDMIDSIGFTKVDMATQYGSLYNLSLLTSRPLSFITTGPGIPDDIRIPSSEFLAGLIIGGV; from the coding sequence ATGAAGATCAAGAAGTTTGTCGGCAAGAGCTTTAAAGAAGCGCTCGAGGCGGTAAAGAAGGAGCTGGGATCGGATGCGATCATCCTCTCGAGCAAGACCGTCAAGGCGGGGCCTTTCGGTATTCTGAATAAAGATGCGGTAGAGGTGACCGCCGCGATCGACGAGCGGGGCGGCGACGGCCCGGCGGCGCCGCAGGCGCTTCGTTCGGACATGGCGGACATGGCGAAAATGGCTGACATGGCGGATGTCGTGAAGGAGATCAGGGGCCTGCGCGAAGAGATCGGGTTCCTCAAGGAGACGCTGAAACCGATCGTCCCCACCCTCAGGATAGGAAGAGACAAGAAGGGCCTCTACAATCTGCTGGTGCGCCAGGGCGTTGATACCCAGTTCGCCATCATCCTCCTCGAGCGGTCCCGAGAGTCGGTCGACAGCCTCAAGAGCGTCATAAAGAGCGATGTCAAGATCCAGGGGCTCCTCCCCGGCGATGATCGGGGCGTCATGTTCTTCGGCCCTCCCGGCGTCGGCAAGACCACCACGATCTCGAAAGTGGCGCACCTGTATGCAGCAAAGAAGAAACCGATCAGCATTATCTCCCTCGACGCCTACCGGATAGGGTCGATCGCCTCGCTGAAGGACCTGTCGCAGCAGGTGCGCTGTCCCCTGCGCGTGGTGAAAAAGGTGAGCGATCTCCCGAAAATCGTCTATAAGGAGATGCAGCGAGGTCCGCTGCTCATCGATACCCCCGGCTACGAGTACAGCGGCATGCTGAAGGACATCAAGGATATCTTCGTTTCCGGGTTCCCCCTGAAAAAGTGCTTTCTCCTCGATGCGTCGATGAGCACCCCGTCGGCGATCAAGGCATGGCAAAGCTGTCATACCGACATGATCGACTCCATCGGCTTTACGAAGGTCGATATGGCGACGCAGTACGGCAGCCTCTACAACCTCTCCTTGCTGACGAGCCGTCCCCTTTCGTTTATCACTACAGGACCTGGTATTCCCGATGACATCCGAATTCCCTCATCAGAATTCCTTGCCGGCCTGATAATTGGAGGTGTGTAA